TCAGACCACCTACAAAATGCCGGTTTCTCAGTGATATAAAGATTCGTTGCAGAACCTGTCAAGCGGACCGTGAAAGGCGGCCTTCTTGTTCAGGGAATATCTTCAGATGTACACTTGCGGTTTCCGTTGAGAAAATAAATGCCTTTATCCTCGGCACCACCCTTTACCTTCACTCGAAAACAGAGCGCTTCGAATAAGACGCCGCGACAGATCAATCGCAATCTCGTCTTCAATCTCATTCGTACGCGTCAGCCCATCTCTCGCGCCGATCTTGCAAGGGTCTCCGGGCTACAACGCAGTACGATCTCGTTGATCGTCGAAGACCTCATTCGTGAACGATGGATTCTTGAGGGCGCTATCGGAAGACTGCCCCGGGGACGCAGGCCAACCTTCCTCGAGTTGAACCATCAGCGTGCTGTAATCGCGTTGGACATCCATCCTTCGCAGACGACCGTTGCCGTTACCGATCTTGGAGGAAACATTGTTGCGCAGAACATCGTTCTCCTGCCGAAGGATCCGAATAAGGCGATCGCTCCCATCGTGGCTGCGATTCGAAAGCTGATGGCTGACCACGATGGGCGGTCCTTCGATGGCGTGGGGATCAGTTTGCCGGGACGTGCGGATCCGAAATCCAAGAAGCCCATTTTTGCTCCGAACGTGAGCTGGCCTTTGCAGAGCCTTCAGACGAAGATCCAAAGGGCCACGGGGCTGAATGTTGTTATGGAAAACGTTGCCAACGCCTGTGCTCTCTCCGAGGTATGGTTTGGTGACAGCGATGGCCTCAATGATCTTGTTGTGGTCAATGTCTCTGAAGGTATCGGAACCGGAATCTTCTCCAACGGCAGGCTGCTTCGTGGCGCCAACGGCATGGCGGGCGAGTTTGGCCACGTGGAGATGGACTATAACGGGCAGCCCTGCGGATGCGGCGGCCGTGGTTGCTGGGAGACAGTCGCATCCAACCGGGCCGGACTCCGCTACTACCACGAGATCAGCCGGCGTCCTGCTCCCTCGAGCTTTTTGGCACTGGTCAAAATGGCGCAAGCCGACGATCGCCATGCAATTCAGGCCCTGGAAAAGATGTCCTCCTTCCTTGCAAGGGGACTGCGCATGATTGCCACTGCTTTGGCTCCCAGCGAGGTTATCGTCGTGGGTGAGATTACCGGTGCCTGGCATCTCTTCGGTCCGAAGATCGAAGCAGAGTTGAAGCAGAGTGCATTTTCTAAAACTCCAAAGCTTCGTCCCTCGTTTGAGGGCAATACCGCTCGGCTGCGCAGCGCAGTCGCTCTTGTTATGAATCACGGACTTAACGGATAAACGAAAGGACCCCCTTCTCTATGTCTCTGGCAGAACTTTTCCGACCCCATCGCTCGCGTTTCGACCTCTCCGCCGCTTGCCGCGTCTGTGCACTTAGTCTCTTTGCCCTGGGCTCGGTGGCAGGATGGCAAACCCAGGTGTCTGCGCAAACACCATCGACTGCCAGCGCGAAGCCGGTGCCAGACTCCAAGGCGTCCGGCGATGCGCCCGATGATCCGGGACCGCTGGCGACTGACATCTCTTCAGAGTTGAAGCCGCAGGCTATCCAGGCTGTCGTCAAGAAGGTCGCGGCCTGGCAGGTGAAGGTTGCCGAACCGACCTTCAATCGCCTGTGGACTTACGCGGCGCTCTACGACGGCCTGCTTGCCGCCTCCAAGGCAACGGGCGATCCGGCTTTTCGCGATGCCGTGCTGAAATTCTCCGAAGAAGAGAAGTGGCAGCTCATCGATAACCGCTTCCCGCACGCGGACGACGAGGCGATGGGCAAGGCTTATATGGATCTCTATTTGGGTGACTCGAAGAACGCTCGCAAGCCGGAGCGGATGGCAAACACCAAGGAGATCATGGATCGTCTCGTGGTTCGACCTGATGAGCCGAAGCTGCTGTGGTGGTGGTGCGATGCCCTCTACATGGCTCCTCCCGTGTTGTCGCGGATGTATCTTGCGACGGGAGATAAGAAGTATCTCGACTATATGGACCACGAGTGGTGGCTCACTTCGAAGACACTCTACAACCAGCAGGATCATCTTTACTTCCGTGATGAGCGTTACCTTACCCAGAAGCAGGCCAATGGGAAGAATCTTTATTGGTCACGTGGAAACGGTTGGGTCATGGGCGGGCTGGTGAAGGTTCTCGAGATTATGCCAAAGAACTATCCCACACGCGCCAAATACGTCGAGCAGTTCAAACAGATGGCCGAAGAGGTCAAATCCATCCAGAGTAAGGATGGGTTGTGGCGTTCCGGTCTGCTCGATCCGGATGCGTACGATCTGCCGGAGATCTCGGGCTCAGCCTTCTTTACCTATGCCATCGCCTATGGAATCAACGAGCACATCCTCGATCGCAAGACCTATCTTCCCGTTGTCGAGAAGTCGTGGGCGGGAATGCTGAAGCATGTCTACGCCGACGGGCGGCTTGGTTCGATCCAGCCGGTCGATGGTCAGCCGGGCAGGTTCAAACCGTCGTCAAGCCATGTCTATGGAGTCGGCGGATTCTTGATGGCAGGTTATGAGATGAACCGGCTGGCAGGAGGAAAACGCTGATCCTTAATCCTGTCAAGCGATAAATCGTATAAGCCTTGTTATTTCATGGATTTGCATTTGCAAATCCAATCATCCTTCCCTGTTAGAATAA
This portion of the Edaphobacter sp. 4G125 genome encodes:
- a CDS encoding ROK family transcriptional regulator, with protein sequence MPLSSAPPFTFTRKQSASNKTPRQINRNLVFNLIRTRQPISRADLARVSGLQRSTISLIVEDLIRERWILEGAIGRLPRGRRPTFLELNHQRAVIALDIHPSQTTVAVTDLGGNIVAQNIVLLPKDPNKAIAPIVAAIRKLMADHDGRSFDGVGISLPGRADPKSKKPIFAPNVSWPLQSLQTKIQRATGLNVVMENVANACALSEVWFGDSDGLNDLVVVNVSEGIGTGIFSNGRLLRGANGMAGEFGHVEMDYNGQPCGCGGRGCWETVASNRAGLRYYHEISRRPAPSSFLALVKMAQADDRHAIQALEKMSSFLARGLRMIATALAPSEVIVVGEITGAWHLFGPKIEAELKQSAFSKTPKLRPSFEGNTARLRSAVALVMNHGLNG
- a CDS encoding glycoside hydrolase family 88/105 protein; this encodes MSLAELFRPHRSRFDLSAACRVCALSLFALGSVAGWQTQVSAQTPSTASAKPVPDSKASGDAPDDPGPLATDISSELKPQAIQAVVKKVAAWQVKVAEPTFNRLWTYAALYDGLLAASKATGDPAFRDAVLKFSEEEKWQLIDNRFPHADDEAMGKAYMDLYLGDSKNARKPERMANTKEIMDRLVVRPDEPKLLWWWCDALYMAPPVLSRMYLATGDKKYLDYMDHEWWLTSKTLYNQQDHLYFRDERYLTQKQANGKNLYWSRGNGWVMGGLVKVLEIMPKNYPTRAKYVEQFKQMAEEVKSIQSKDGLWRSGLLDPDAYDLPEISGSAFFTYAIAYGINEHILDRKTYLPVVEKSWAGMLKHVYADGRLGSIQPVDGQPGRFKPSSSHVYGVGGFLMAGYEMNRLAGGKR